The DNA region CGATTCGCGGATTCAAATTGCGCTCAAGCTTCAAGAATCGCACCTGGAGCAATCCGATATCCCGATCCAACAGGTAGCTGGGGAGGAGCCGATCCTCGCGAGCCAGACTGTTTTGTTTTCTCACGCGAGTCGCGTCGTGTGCAACTCCAGCGGCGCTCTGGTAGTCTTCTCTTCGAGCGTAAAGGGCGACGCCAAAGACCGCACGATCATCGTCTACCTGGCCGGGACGATTCTCGAATAGCGGGCCCTACCTCTGGGCGCGGTCGAGCAGCGATTCCAGCTTCGCGATCTGCGCGTCGCAGCGCGCCGATAGCTCTCGCAGGGCGATCAGCTTCGAGTCGATCTCTCCGCGCATCTGCCGGCTCATTTCTTCGAGCTCGACCTGCTGGCGGTTCACCCGCGCATCCGCGTCGGCCTGCACGCCGTCCCACTGGGTGACGGGGCGGTGCTGCACGTCGATCGGCCCGGTCGAACGCCGCTTGGCGGCGCCGAAGAAGCGGTAGCTACGTCGCATCAGGATGTACACCAGCAGCGCGCACCCAGCGATAAACAGGATCTGCGGCGTGATGGCGGCGAGGGGCATGACGCGGTGTGGTCGGGGGGACAGCAGACAATCGGCGGCGCGACAATTATAGGTCGCTGGCGAACGCCGCTCGGGCCGCTAGGTAAACCGCTTCAAGCGGCTGGCCGGCGCCGGCGGCCAAGGCCTTGCAATCCTCGTATTCGGGCGCGAAACGCCGTGTGCCGTCCGGCAGCAGCGCCACCGTGCCGCGCACCTCGCCCCAGGGGGTTTGCGCGGTCCCCTTCTCGCGCGGCAGCACCTCGCGCTGCACCACCTGGCGGCGGAGTCCCAGCGCGGTGGTCTCGCGGAACACGATTCGCGCCAGCGCCTCCGCATCGGTCGGGGCGGCCTGCACCGCAAGCTGCACCCCGGGCCGGCCCTTTTTCATGCCGATCGCGGTGGTCGCCACGTCGAGCGCGCCGGCCTCCCACAGCCGCTCGATGCAGTAGCCAAGCTGCTCGGCCGGCAGGTCGTCGAGGTTGGTCTCCAGCAGCACGATCGTGTCGCACAGCGCCACGGCGTCGGGGTCGGGAGATGTGGTCTCGCCCACCACCAGACGCAGCAGGTTGGGGTGATCGAAATCTTTCTGCCCGGCGCCGTAGCCGATGGACTCGATGTGCATCGCCGGCAGCGGGCCGAAGCGGTCGACCAGCGCCGCGACGATCGCCGCGC from Pirellulimonas nuda includes:
- the larC gene encoding nickel pincer cofactor biosynthesis protein LarC, encoding MRIAYLDCASGISGDMTLGALVDAGVELPAIQAGIDSLGLPSCRLVASEVKKRGFRATQIVVEHEPEHAHRHLHHITKMIDGSTLTAPQRELATAIFTRLAEAEAKVHGSTIEKVHFHEVGAVDSIADIVGAAIGWDLLQVEKIYASPIPTGTGFVQIAHGRCSIPAPATAELLRGVPLADFAAEGELTTPTGAAIVAALVDRFGPLPAMHIESIGYGAGQKDFDHPNLLRLVVGETTSPDPDAVALCDTIVLLETNLDDLPAEQLGYCIERLWEAGALDVATTAIGMKKGRPGVQLAVQAAPTDAEALARIVFRETTALGLRRQVVQREVLPREKGTAQTPWGEVRGTVALLPDGTRRFAPEYEDCKALAAGAGQPLEAVYLAARAAFASDL